The DNA segment CTTCGCCGAACGGATCGACCCGGCAGGGGCCCATGGCGCAGATCCGGCAGCTCAAACCCAGGTCGCAGAATCCACACTGGGGCTGCTGGGCCGCGTGGCGGTCCCAGACGGTTTCCACCTGGTCGGATTCCATTTTTTTGATCAAAAGCTGGCCGTCCTTGGTGATGGTATAGTTATGATGGTGCGTCATTGTCCCGTCCTCCCTTTATCTTGACAGGTTGATTTCTTTTTGGGCCCTTTTGATTGTGTTTAGCAGCGAAAAACCCGGGGCGTGGTCAGCCGCAATGGCTTCTGCGCTCATGCTGCGGGCCACCTGGTCGGTTTTTTTCTTCATGGCCGCATCCATTTCCTCAAATGTCAGCGCCCCGACCTTGCAAACCTCCACGCAGGCCGGAATCAGGCCCTTGTGCTGGCGGGCAATGCAGTTGTCGCATTTCACGGCAATGGTTTTGCCAGCAGGCCCCAGGGGATCGGCGTGGTACCGGATCACCCCGTAGGGACATGCCATGGCACACGATGCGCAGTTGATGCACACGTCCGGATTGATGAGCACGGTGTTGGTTGTGGTCTGCCGGTAAATGGCCCCGGGCAGGCAGGCCATCTGGCACGGGGCGGGATTACAATGCCGGCATCGGTTGGGAAATCCCTCGTCATAGAGGCCTGCACCCACGTGAATCCTGGGTTTGGGCCGGGGCGATTCGGAAATGGCTGAAATCAGGGCGCCGGTTTTCGAATGAGCGGCCGCGCAGGCGAGCATGCACTGCATGCATCCCACGCAGCGTTCGGGATGAACAATGACCTGTTTCATAAGCTTTCCTCCCTGCCGCATGAAGACGGCATATGAAATCAATGCGATCAATCAGCCGGATTGCCCGGTAATCCGGTTACCGGTCAAAAAGCCGGCTGACGTTAAAGCCCGGGTCCAGCAGGTGATGTGCAGATATTTTCACGGGCGTGCGGCTCTGGATCAGGGATGCGAGCACCCCTCCCTGTTCGATTTGATTGATCATGACAAATCCCACCAGGATTTGATCTTCGAACACAAGCTTGCGATAGGTTTGGCGCCTGTGGTCAGCGGCGGAGAAAAACCGGCAGGTTTCGTCTGTGTCCCTGGGGCTGACCCGGCCGGCTGTCATCACATCGGTGTCAAACATGCGGATCACGTTTCTGGAAAGGCTACCGCGGTAAGCAAGGTTCTGGCCGGCCATGTTGAATCCCGCCACCCGGCCCTGGGCCGCGGCTTCGGGCCAGATGGCGTTGACCCACCGTTTCTGGCGTGCAATATCGATGTGCTCGGCCACATCCCCTGCGGCATATATACCGGGTGCGCTTGTGGCCATGTGATCGTCGACCAGGATGCCCGCATCCGTATCAATGCGGTCTGTGGGAACAAACCCGTGGGCCGGAAACACCCCTTTTCCGATAATGGCCATGTCGCACGGGATCTGGCTGCCGTCGGACAGATGTGCGGTTTGCACCCGGCCGCCACCCTCAAAGGCGGTGACCGAAATTCCCGTGCGCACGGTCAGTCCGTGGTCACAGAGCACCTGCTGGATCATTTCCCCGGCGGTTTCATCCACCTGCATGGAAAGGGGATAGCCGGAGCGGATCAGCATGGTCACGGCAATATTTCGCTTCAGCAGGCTGTAGGCGGCCTTGAATCCCACGAGTCCGCCGCCGAGCACCAAAGCATGACGGGTATCGGCCAGGGCGGTGATCATTTCCTGTACCTGGGCGATATTGCGCATGAAAAAAATGCCTCCCAAGTCCAGGCCCTGCGCGTCAAGAGGCCGGGGATCGGCGCCGGCGGCGATCAGCAGTTGGTCATATGCGTGAGTCCCGCCGTCTTTTGTGGCCACGGTGTGGGCGGTGATATCCAGGGCTGTCACGCGGCTGCCGAGCGCGGGCGTGATGGAAAGCCGGTCGTAAAAGTCCGGCCCCCGGATGGGCAGCCGGGAAACATCCACGGCCCCTTCCAGAAGGTTGCTGATCATGGGACGGCAGTAAGGGGGATGGGTTTCGTCTGAGATCATGGTGATTTGGCCGCGGGCATCGATCTGCCGGATGGCTTCTGCGGCGGTGACGCCGGCAACACCGTTTCCGATAATCACGTAATTCATAACCGTGCCTCGGTAAAAGGAGGGTGGAAGGATAGCGTTTCAATCCACCGAATATAATTATAGTAAGTTAAAAGTCATTGAATTGCAACAGGGATTCATCAAAGCCGGCAGGCGGCGTAAACGGTTTTCGCATGTCAGCGGCCGGAGGCGGGTGTGATTGTCTGCGGATCGATTTGGCCGGTTGTCCCGGGATCCTGGCTGGAATTTCAAAAACTCGGGCTGGTCGCCCTCAGACAGTTTGAAATTCCGGACGCCAGACCCCGGGACAACCTTTGGCCAAACCGCTCCAATGCAGACAAACACACCCGCCTCCGGCCGCTGACATGGATGACCCCCGGGGAAGTTATCAACCAATAAAGAAATAAGTTCTTGATTTTACTAAATACTTACTAACTTCAAACTTAACACTGCCTGTAAAAAAGACTTCCAAGGAAGTCCAAGGGCGGGGTCGGTTTTTGAAGCGACATTGAGCGTTTACGGAAACCTCCGTAAACGCTCAGGAGCGAAAAAACTGATTTTTACGAGTGTGTCAAGTTTGCCCGGCAAAAAATTTCAGCCGTCCTCTTGAACAGGTTGCAAAAGTGATTATAATAAAGGTGAAAGCAAAGGATGATTAACAAAAACAAATTGTTAAATAAAAATAAAAGGAGGTGAACGCTATGGCACTGGTACGGTGGAATCCCTGGACCACGCTGCCCACTTTGCAGGATCGGATCAACCGGCTGTTTGAGGATGCGGTTCCGGCAACCGAAAGCAGGGAGGATGTCGGCCTGTTTGAATGGCGGCCCATGGTGGATACCTATGAAAAGGATGACGCCATTATGATCAAGGCCGAGCTTCCCGGCGTGAAAAAGGACGATATATCTATTGATGTCAACAATGGCGTGCTTTCCATCAAAGGAGAGCGCAGCCATGAAGACGATGTCAACGAGGAGAACTATTACCGCCGGGAGCGGTTTTACGGCAAGTTCCAGCGCGCTTTCACGCTGCCCGATAACGCGGATGCCGACAAGATCGAAGCCGGGTTCAAAGACGGGGTACTTGAGGTGAAAGTGCCCAAGACCGAGCAAAGCAAGGGCAAAAAGGTTGAGATCAAGTAAGAAGGTGCACGGCTGAAGAACCGCGCCGGTAAAACAAAAGCGGGGTGCAGACCTTACTAAGTCTGCCCCCGCTTTTTTGTTTGCATGCGGATTTTAATCCACTTTATGGACCCAGCCCTCGGTATCCTGTGTGCGGCCGTACTGGATGTCGGTGATGGCGTCGAAAAATTTCCGGGCCCAGGAACCCACTTTTCCGTCGCCAATGGCAAGGGTCTTGTCCTTGTATTTGATCTGGCCCACCGGCGAGATCACCGCTGCCGTGCCCGAACCGAAGCATTCCTGGAGTTTGCCGGCCTTATGGGCTTCGACCACCTCATCGATGGAGATGCGCCGCTGGGTGACCGGATGCCCCCATTTTTCGGCCATTTCAATGACCGAATCCCGGGTGATGCCAGATAAAATGCTGCCGGAAAGCGCGGGTGTGATGATTTCATCGTCAATGACAAAAAAGATGTTCATGGAGCCCACTTCCTCCACGTATTTGCGCTCCACTCCGTCTAGCCACAGCACCTGGGTATAGCCCTTGTGGTGGGCCTCTTCTCCGGCATACAGGCTGGCCGCGTAATTGCCGGCGGTTTTCACCTCGCCCACGCCGCCGGGCACGGCCCGGACATATTTTTCTGTCACCCAGATTTTTACCGGGTTGAATCCTTCCTTGTAATAGGCCCCCACCGGGCTCAGGATGATGAAAAACCGGTAGGTGTAGGAGGCCCGCACACCCAGAAACGGATCCATGGCAATGATGGTGGGCCGGATATACAAAGACGTGCCCGGGGCCGAGGGCACCCAGCGCTTTTCAATTTTGAGCAGCTCTTTTAATGCTCTAAGGGCAAATTCTTCATCAAAGGCCGGAATGCACATGCGATGGGCGGACTGGTTAAACCGGGTGAAATTCTGCTCCGGGCGGAAAAGCTGGATTTCGCCTTCCGGGGTCTTAAAGGCCTTTAACCCCTCGAAGATGGACTGGCCGTAGTGGAGCACCATGGTGGAGGGGTCTATGGTAATGGGTCCGTAGGGCTCGATGCGTGGGTTGTGCCAGCCGTTGTCCAAATCATAGTCCATGTTGAACATGTGGTCTGTAAAAAGGGTGCCGAAAGCCAGTTCGGATTCGTCTGGCAGGTCCTTTAGGGACCCGGCTTTCTGGATGCTGATTTCCATGGGGATACTCCGTTTTTCCGATTGGTCTCTGTCAGGTAAAGATTATAAAAACCTGTTGATTTTTATACGTTTATCCATTTGCCGCCGCTAAGACGTTTTTTACGTTAACGTCAAATGCCCGGATGATCAAGAAAATTGTTCCCGGCCGGGCAAAAAAGCCCGGGTTTTTCCCCTTGATTGCCGCCTGCAGCGGTGATAGGAATTCAATTGTGATGAAAACAAGTATACACAGCAATCCTGCGCCGGCATCTCCATATCTGGTCTGTCCGTTTAAAAAAGGCAGGCCCAAAAAGCACATTGATGTCTGCCGCAAATGCCGGAAAAACCGAAAGTGCGCCATTTATCAGGATTATATGCAGCCGGGATTGTTCCCGGGATGGCGTTAACCCTTATTTTTCCCGAACACAGCCATGGACTCCGATATTTCTGCATATCCCAAAAGACTCTGCCGAAGCGGCCTGACAGAAAATGAGGCCCTTTTTTGGGCTGCCCCCGGCCAGGGTCAGCCCGGCTGGAACCGCCAGCACCCGGTTTGTGCCCGGCTCGATCCCCTGCTGGAAAAGCCCGGGATCGGCGCTGTGGTTTATGGCCGGCCGGCTGAGCCCTATGCCGGGATCTTTGACTATCTGGCCCGGACTGCCGCAGACGGGGTGATCCGTCCCCGGGATTCTGAAACCCGGGTGTTTTTAATCGACCTGCCGGTGGCCGAAAGCCCGGATCCGCAGCGCCTGGGACCGGCCTTGTCGGAACGCAGATGTCTGGTGATTCCCGGCTTTGGCCTCCTTGCCCATGGCAGAGACATGGCCGAAGCCTGCGTTTGTTTTTCCGCTGCCTGCTTTGCCGGGTTTGTGAAGTTTTTTGCAGATTCTCTCCAGGCAAGCCGGACCGGCAACATCGGCCGGGATCGCATCCAAACATTTGATCGTGCCTGCACCTATCTTTCAGAGCCGGCTGTGTTTGAAGGCGGGCTCATGCGCGGCCCGTTTGAAACCGAGGCGGATGCGCGCGCGGCCATTATCGAGGCCGGCCGGGCCGTTGTCGGCCACGGTCTTGTGGATGCCAGCTTCGGCAATCTTTCCTACCGTCTGGGCAACAGCGTGTATATCACCACATCCGGCAGCTTTCTGGATGATCTCAGAGATTCGGTTGCAGTGGTAAACTTAAATACAGGCGCTGCCAGCGGCGGCCGGCCTTCATCTGAACGGCCGGCCCACGAGCA comes from the Desulfosalsimonas propionicica genome and includes:
- a CDS encoding NAD(P)/FAD-dependent oxidoreductase; this translates as MNYVIIGNGVAGVTAAEAIRQIDARGQITMISDETHPPYCRPMISNLLEGAVDVSRLPIRGPDFYDRLSITPALGSRVTALDITAHTVATKDGGTHAYDQLLIAAGADPRPLDAQGLDLGGIFFMRNIAQVQEMITALADTRHALVLGGGLVGFKAAYSLLKRNIAVTMLIRSGYPLSMQVDETAGEMIQQVLCDHGLTVRTGISVTAFEGGGRVQTAHLSDGSQIPCDMAIIGKGVFPAHGFVPTDRIDTDAGILVDDHMATSAPGIYAAGDVAEHIDIARQKRWVNAIWPEAAAQGRVAGFNMAGQNLAYRGSLSRNVIRMFDTDVMTAGRVSPRDTDETCRFFSAADHRRQTYRKLVFEDQILVGFVMINQIEQGGVLASLIQSRTPVKISAHHLLDPGFNVSRLFDR
- a CDS encoding 4Fe-4S dicluster domain-containing protein: MKQVIVHPERCVGCMQCMLACAAAHSKTGALISAISESPRPKPRIHVGAGLYDEGFPNRCRHCNPAPCQMACLPGAIYRQTTTNTVLINPDVCINCASCAMACPYGVIRYHADPLGPAGKTIAVKCDNCIARQHKGLIPACVEVCKVGALTFEEMDAAMKKKTDQVARSMSAEAIAADHAPGFSLLNTIKRAQKEINLSR
- a CDS encoding Hsp20/alpha crystallin family protein, translated to MALVRWNPWTTLPTLQDRINRLFEDAVPATESREDVGLFEWRPMVDTYEKDDAIMIKAELPGVKKDDISIDVNNGVLSIKGERSHEDDVNEENYYRRERFYGKFQRAFTLPDNADADKIEAGFKDGVLEVKVPKTEQSKGKKVEIK
- a CDS encoding class II aldolase/adducin family protein, encoding MDSDISAYPKRLCRSGLTENEALFWAAPGQGQPGWNRQHPVCARLDPLLEKPGIGAVVYGRPAEPYAGIFDYLARTAADGVIRPRDSETRVFLIDLPVAESPDPQRLGPALSERRCLVIPGFGLLAHGRDMAEACVCFSAACFAGFVKFFADSLQASRTGNIGRDRIQTFDRACTYLSEPAVFEGGLMRGPFETEADARAAIIEAGRAVVGHGLVDASFGNLSYRLGNSVYITTSGSFLDDLRDSVAVVNLNTGAASGGRPSSERPAHEQIAARTNFLAIVHGHPLFSVILSMDCHETDCPDSGDCHRLCPRPRQVCSVPVVSGETGGGPYGLSQTVPPAIKTHKAAIVYGHGVFSCAANDFNNALGRMVTIEQLCRKTYFEQIGVQIRS
- a CDS encoding branched-chain amino acid aminotransferase, which translates into the protein MEISIQKAGSLKDLPDESELAFGTLFTDHMFNMDYDLDNGWHNPRIEPYGPITIDPSTMVLHYGQSIFEGLKAFKTPEGEIQLFRPEQNFTRFNQSAHRMCIPAFDEEFALRALKELLKIEKRWVPSAPGTSLYIRPTIIAMDPFLGVRASYTYRFFIILSPVGAYYKEGFNPVKIWVTEKYVRAVPGGVGEVKTAGNYAASLYAGEEAHHKGYTQVLWLDGVERKYVEEVGSMNIFFVIDDEIITPALSGSILSGITRDSVIEMAEKWGHPVTQRRISIDEVVEAHKAGKLQECFGSGTAAVISPVGQIKYKDKTLAIGDGKVGSWARKFFDAITDIQYGRTQDTEGWVHKVD